tcaTAAACTATACATATGTCAGATGCTTAAACTGCCTAAATGTACCTTTTGCCAAAAGATGATTTAAAAGTTCTGTTAGACCTTAATATTCCTGATCTACTTTTAGTTTGCAAGATTCAAAGTTGGACAAAATCTTCAATGTTTATAAAGTTTAAATATATCGAACAATACCAGCTCTTGTCTTTAATTGGATGTAAAAGAATAAACTTCTAACAGCTTATTGTATACTGAATGATAATTTATTGAGATGATAGTATCAACTAATTATAGTTACTCGTTTAGTTATGGTTTATCATTGAATTTCATATTTAACTAAATTGAATTTATATGAGTGGTGCACCCATCTTCTTGAAATTCTTTGTCAGTCACTGCTACTCAACATCTTAATGTCCCATTTGCAGGGCGCAGTTCTCTTGTGGTTAACAGCAATGATTCCGAAAGCAAGGCCTCCCCCTTGCAATCTATCAGGTCAAGCGTGTAAATCTGCAACTCCGGCTCAATATACACTCTTGGTTTCCTCTTTTATGCTAATGTCGATTGGCGCTGGTGGTGTAAGACCATGTTCTTTAGCATTCGGTGCAAATCAGTTTGACAAGCCCGATAATCCTAATAACAAGCGCGTATTGGAAACCTTTTTTAACTGGTACTATGCTTCAGCTATGATCTCTGTTCTGATTGCTATGACCGGTATTGTATATCTTCAAGATCACATGGGATGGAAAGTTGGCTTTGGAGTTCCTGCTATAATTATGTTCTTCTCTGGTCTGCTGTTTTTTCTTGCTTCTCCACTTTATATCAAGCAAAAGGCTAGCAAAAACTTGTTTAGCAGATTATTACAAGTCATTGTGGTTGCTTATAAGAATAGGAAAGTTGCTTATCCTTCTGAGAATTCTGGTTACCATCACAACAAAGGTTCAGAATTTTCCGTGCCAACGAACAAATTGAGGTGTGACAAAACTCTCTCGTTTATTCTAGGATttattacctttttgttttttctatttaggggagccttgacgtaactggtaaagttgctgctaTATGAccagacccttgtggtccggcccttccccggaccatgcgcatagcgggagcttagtgcgccgggctgcccttttttgaTTTTTCCTATTTAGAAGCTGATGTTTCCTATATTTTAGGTTCTTAAACAAGGCGTGCATCATAAAATGCCCTGAAGATGTTAAGCAAGATGGCGTTGCAGTCGACCCATGGAATCTTTGCACAATCGAACAAGTTGAGGACCTAAAATCGCTCATTAGAGTCATGCCATTGTGGTCAACAGGGATCATGATATCGATAAACTTGAGCCAAAGTTCATTCCCTTTACTTCAAGCTAATTCCATGAACAGACATATAACTAAAAGCATTGAAATTCCAGCAGGCTCTTTTGGAATGTTTACTATCATTGCTTTAACAATTTGGCTCGTCCTCTATGATCGCGCGATCCTTCCATTGGCATCTAAAATCAGAGGAAACCCAGTTCGTCTTGGAACTAAAGAaagaatgggaattgggatattctTCTCTTGCATGGCCATGTTAATTTCCGGGATCATAGAACATATTCGACGTGGAAAGGCAATCGAGCAAGGTCTTTTGAACAATCCTGAAGGCGTCGTGGCAATGTCAGCAATGTGGCTTGTTCCACAACATTGTTTAAACGGAATAGCAGAGGCATTCAATGCAATTGGCCAAACCGAGTTCTACTATTCTGAGCTTCCGAAAAGTATGTCAAGTATAGCAGCTGCTATGTTTGGACTAGGAATGGCTGTAGCAAATCTGTTGGCAAGTGTGATACTGAGCAATGTGGATAATCTTACTAAAGGAGAAGGGAAAGAAAGTTGGGTTTCAAGCAATATTAACAGAGGTCGCTACGAGAACTATTACTGGCTTCTTGCAATTATGACAggttttaatttgctttattttatgGTTTGTAGTTGGGCATATGGACCCTGTGCTGAGAATATGAGTAAGAAAATGGTAGAGGGAGATGGTGATTTGCCACAGGAGAATGTATCTAGACCTTGAACTTGAATTCCTGTTGAGCTGGTGGTTTAGTGTATACATAGTAATTATAAATGTTACAAGTCCTTTTaggtttttcatttttttatcagCATCTTTTCATTGGTGTTTTCTTTCTTCCCTGAGcccattaaaagaaaaaagaataagaaattgTAAATAAGGTAATTGAAATAAGAGAACAATGAAATTCAGAGTTCCAGAATATAAAGAGCAAGAGAGCAATGAATCAAACAAGAAAATGGCAAAATTTAAGGAGGAAAACAACAAGTTTGCTTTCATTGAGAGTCGAACTCAAGACCTCCCGCTTACTAAACGGGTgctctaaccaactgagctaTGAAAGCTTGTTTGTTAGATATTTAGATCACATTTATTTATCTTGTATGTAAGAGAGCGAAATGCATCCCTTATTTTCCATTGAAATGTTTTTCCATAATAATTAAGCTCACAAAAATCAATTCCTAAATCATTTTAAAGTACATAGTTGGATGTAAAATCGTAAAATGTGGGTAACATATTGGTGAATAACTGGTGATAATTTTATTTGTcaacaaaaaaggaaagaataacaaGTGATATGAGCAAGAGCACAAATAGGAAAAGCTGTGGAAAATCATTTTTACCCTTCAAGAAGTAAGTTGTAGGAAAAAAGAACCTTCTACGATTTAGGCAACAAAaggaaaataatattattgtcACGGGCGTATTTACTACTAGAAAATATTTTGACCTGCTTAAAAGCTCCACATTGTCTTTCTGGGGAGAAAGAGTAAAATGTCATAAAAAGTCGAGTTAAATTATCAATTCGAAGCAAAATCGGATTAAGGCTTACATTATATGATCATATCAATAGGAGTTT
This DNA window, taken from Nicotiana tabacum cultivar K326 chromosome 15, ASM71507v2, whole genome shotgun sequence, encodes the following:
- the LOC107789301 gene encoding protein NRT1/ PTR FAMILY 1.2-like, encoding MEKEMMELSSDHHMTKMEEDHHHQLSSSLSPMAVPRIMTRSKGGLITMPFIIANESLEKVASYGLLPNMTFYLMKDYRMGVTAAQNLLFYWSSATNFLPLVGAFIADSYLGRFLVIGFGSIFSFLGAVLLWLTAMIPKARPPPCNLSGQACKSATPAQYTLLVSSFMLMSIGAGGVRPCSLAFGANQFDKPDNPNNKRVLETFFNWYYASAMISVLIAMTGIVYLQDHMGWKVGFGVPAIIMFFSGLLFFLASPLYIKQKASKNLFSRLLQVIVVAYKNRKVAYPSENSGYHHNKGSEFSVPTNKLRFLNKACIIKCPEDVKQDGVAVDPWNLCTIEQVEDLKSLIRVMPLWSTGIMISINLSQSSFPLLQANSMNRHITKSIEIPAGSFGMFTIIALTIWLVLYDRAILPLASKIRGNPVRLGTKERMGIGIFFSCMAMLISGIIEHIRRGKAIEQGLLNNPEGVVAMSAMWLVPQHCLNGIAEAFNAIGQTEFYYSELPKSMSSIAAAMFGLGMAVANLLASVILSNVDNLTKGEGKESWVSSNINRGRYENYYWLLAIMTGFNLLYFMVCSWAYGPCAENMSKKMVEGDGDLPQENVSRP